The DNA segment CCGAAGGTCTCGGCCACGAGAAGGATGCGCTGGACGAATTCAAGCGCGCGGCGCTTTCGCCGGATCGTCCGTCGGCGGCTGAAGCCAAGCTCTTGCAGATCGCGTTGCAGCAGAAGCGTAACGAAATCAGCCAGGACGATGCGCTGCGCGAGCTTGAGACGTTGTCGGTGATCTGGCGCGGCGACGCCATCGAGGTGCACACGCTCGAAATGCTGGCCAAGATCTATTCGGATATCGGGCGCTTTTCCGAATCCTTTGCCGCGGTGCGGGTCGCCAATCTGATGGCGCCCAATCTGGAAGTGGCCCGCCAGGGCCAGGATGCCGCGTCTGCGCTGTTTGCCCAGCTGTTTCTCGGTCCGAAAGGCGACGACCTTCCGCCGATCGATGCGCTCGCCATGTTCTATGAATATCGCGACCTGACGCCGATCGGCCGTCGCGGCGACGAGATGATCCGCCGTCTTGCCGACCGGCTGGTTGCCGTCGATCTGCTCGATCAGGCCGCCGAGCTTCTGCAATATCAGGTCGACAAGCGGCTCGAAGGCGCGGCCCGCGCGCAGGTCGCTGCCCGCCTCGCCATGGTCTATCTGACCGCCCGCAAGCCCGAGCGCGCCATCATCGCGCTGCGCTCGACCCGGATCGCCGATCTCTCCGGCGAATTGCGACAGCAGCGCCTGCTGCTGGAGGCGCGCGCGCAAAGCGACGTCGGGCGTCATGATCTTGCGCTCGACATCATTTCCAATGTCGGCGGCCGCGAGGCGATCCGGCTGCGTTCCGACATCTATTGGGCGGCGCGCAAATGGCGCGAGTCGGCCGAGCAGATCGAGCTTTATTATGCCGACCGCTGGCGCGACTTCAAACCGCTGACCGCCGCCGAGAAGAGCGACATCATCCGCGCGGTGGTCGGCTATGCGCTCGCCGAAGATACGATCGGGATTGCGCGCTTCCGTGAAAAATATCTGCCGCTGATGAGCGGGGGCGTGGACCGCACCGCCTTCGAGATCGCGAGCAAGCCGGTCGGCTCGACCGGGGCCGACTTCGCCGCGATCGCCAAGATGGCCGCGAGCGTCGATACGCTCGACGGGTTCCTGCGCGAGATGAAGACGCGTTACCCCGATGCGACCGCGCGCGCGATCATGCCGCCGGGCATGGCGAAAGCCGATCCGACGCCAACGGGATCGTTGCCGGCCATCGTCGGAACCAAGCAAGCGCAGGCCACGAAATAGCGCCTTCCAGCGGCCTCGATTTCCCTCGACAGATATTGGCGGAGGCGTCAGTTTCGCCTTTGCCGAGTGGGGAAGTCCGATGAGCAAGCTTGTTAAATCCGCAGCCGAACTGATTGCAATGGCGCGCGCCGAACTCAAGGCGCATGATTCCGATTGCCCGGACGGCATCGAAATCACGATCCTTCGCAATGAAGGCAGCTGGGAGTTTCGCACCTCGGCGGATCAGGCGACCATTGCGCGACCGGGTTATCCGGAATGCGTCGCGATGATCGTCCAGATCGGCGATCACCTCAGCAAGCAGTACGACGTCAAGGACTGAGCCGGCCGCCGCGATAGTAGGCCTAGCCGCCGCCGTAGCTCTGCACCAGGCTGCCCGCGACCAGCGACCAGCCGTCGACCAGCACGAAAAAGATCAGCTTGAAAGGCAGCGACACCACGACCGGCGGCAGCATCATCATGCCCATCGACATCAGCACCGAAGCCACCACGAGATCGATGATCAGGAAGGGCAGGAACAGAAGAAAGCCGATTTCGAACGCACGCTTCAATTCCGAGATCATGAAGGCCGGCACCAGAATGCGCAGCGACATTGCGTCCGGCGTTGCCGGCGGCGGTTCGCCCGACATGTCCATGAACAGCTTGACGTCCTTTTCGCGGACGTTCTTCAGCATGAAGCCGCGCAGCGGCACGGAAGCGCGCTGAAGCGCGTCCTCGACACTAATCTGGTTGGCGACCAGCGGTTTGATGCCGTCGTCGTAGGATTTTTGCAGGATCGGCCCCATCACGAAGGCGGTGAGGAACATCGCCAGTGCGAGGATGACGGAGTTCGGCGGCGCGGTCGCGGTGCCGAGCGCGGTGCGCAACAGCGACAGCACGACCACGATACGCGTGAACGACGTCATCATGATCAGGATCGACGGCGCGATCGACAGCACGGTGAGCAGTGCGATCAGCTGGATCGCGCGCTCGGTCACGCCGCCGCCGTTCTGGCCGCCGAGATTGATGCTGATGTCCTGCGCCCATGCGGGCACGGCCAGCAAGCCGGCGGTGAGAAGAGTACTTAAAAATAAAACTCTACGCGGACGGCCCGCCGGCCTCACGAAGGATTCTTCGGGCGGCCGAGCAGCGACGCCATCTCGTCTTCGAGATTGTCGAAGCCACTCTTGGGCGCGGGGCCTGCGGGTGCGGCCGGTGGTTGCTCGCTGCGGGGTATCGGGCGGGCGGCCGGCGGTTCCGGCGCAACCGGCGGCGCAACGGCGTCACCGCCCGGCCGTCGAAGCGCGGCCTCCAACCGTTGCGCCATCTCGGCAAGATTCTGGTCCGCAGAAGCCATCGGTGGCGGCATCGGCGGCGGTGAGGGCGGGGTTGCGGGACGCACTTCGCGCGGCGGCGCCTTCGGTGGCTCGACAGGCGGCGGCCGCACCGGGCGCGGCATCATCGGTTCGCTGCGCGGCATCGGCTCGCCGCGTGGCATCGGTTCGCCGCGCGGCATGCGAGGCGGGGCCGGCGGTACCACGGGTTCGGGACGGCCACCCATCGGTTCGGGCGAGAATCCGGCGAGCGGATCGGCGGGGCGTTCGGCGCGCTGCGGCCGGCGCGCTTCGTCGGCGAAGGCCGGGCGCTGGGGGCGCGGCGGCGGCTCGGGCATTTGCGGCTCGTGATCGAAAGGTTCGACGCGTGCGGCCTCACCATCGCCCCAGCCGGCGGCGTCCGGCAACGGCGCGATCCGGGTCTGCATGTCGGGGCTGGCAACGGCCGGCCGTGGCGGCAACTGATCGCGGCTGGGCGCAGCGCGCACGATATTGGGTTCGACGACGATGTCGGTCGGGCCGCCGATCATCAGCAGATGCTCGACATTGTCGCGCCGGACCAGCACAAGCCTGCGCCGTCCATCGACCGCAGCGGCATCGATCACGGCCAGGCGAGGCATCCTTCCGCGTTGGGTGTTGGCGCCAAGGCGATTCGAGGCGAATCGGCGGATCAGCCAGGCCACGACGCCGATCAGCGCCAGGACCACCACAAACGCGAAGAAAAAAGTAAGTGCCTGCATGCTTTGTCCCCGGCGAACCGTTATTGCCCCTCAAGGCCTGGCTGGCCAGAGGCAAACGGTCGAAGCAACCCACAACGCCCCGATTGAGCCCTCAAGTCCGGCTCAAGTTAATGTCCCACGGCAAAAGCTGCCGTCCCCCGCCAGCCTTAATAACCCATGAATCGGCTGGGCCAAAACGACTTCTCAGAATGCGGATGCGGATGATCCCCTTGGTTAACGCAGCATTCGTGGCGAAATTGCGCTCGAATCGATTTGGCACGCGCTGCATCCCGGCTCAAATGCGAAAGCGCGGCGCCGGTGCGATTTTAACCAGCCGTTAACCATACGCGCGGCAAATTCTGCCTACCTTCAGCGGCATCGGGCCGCGAGCCAAGGTGGAGCGCGGCGATGCCCATCAACGACCTTCCGGCGCTGTCGATGCT comes from the Bradyrhizobium erythrophlei genome and includes:
- the fliP gene encoding flagellar type III secretion system pore protein FliP (The bacterial flagellar biogenesis protein FliP forms a type III secretion system (T3SS)-type pore required for flagellar assembly.) codes for the protein MRPAGRPRRVLFLSTLLTAGLLAVPAWAQDISINLGGQNGGGVTERAIQLIALLTVLSIAPSILIMMTSFTRIVVVLSLLRTALGTATAPPNSVILALAMFLTAFVMGPILQKSYDDGIKPLVANQISVEDALQRASVPLRGFMLKNVREKDVKLFMDMSGEPPPATPDAMSLRILVPAFMISELKRAFEIGFLLFLPFLIIDLVVASVLMSMGMMMLPPVVVSLPFKLIFFVLVDGWSLVAGSLVQSYGGG
- a CDS encoding flagellar biosynthetic protein FliO, coding for MQALTFFFAFVVVLALIGVVAWLIRRFASNRLGANTQRGRMPRLAVIDAAAVDGRRRLVLVRRDNVEHLLMIGGPTDIVVEPNIVRAAPSRDQLPPRPAVASPDMQTRIAPLPDAAGWGDGEAARVEPFDHEPQMPEPPPRPQRPAFADEARRPQRAERPADPLAGFSPEPMGGRPEPVVPPAPPRMPRGEPMPRGEPMPRSEPMMPRPVRPPPVEPPKAPPREVRPATPPSPPPMPPPMASADQNLAEMAQRLEAALRRPGGDAVAPPVAPEPPAARPIPRSEQPPAAPAGPAPKSGFDNLEDEMASLLGRPKNPS